The following proteins come from a genomic window of Paramicrobacterium humi:
- a CDS encoding ATP-binding protein, whose product MAGFDIERVLELPPQARAERLIKEPESQWYERKSVRVDTKAVARALIAFANAEGGSLIVGIHDGNIEGLEKHPDVANRLRRVPIEMVVPPVRAKVTDVTVEDANGLPQTVLAFSVEPSSQLHRATDESTYIRAGDSTLKLNYVQERELMFDRTAVTFESEVADADLEELDSELIEAFASTIGHPSPERSLFARHLLTRDSRLTNAAYLLFATDPERLFPNANIRVVSYLENSRGEGASQSLQSGRDIRISGPLLKSVIEAQEVIAEWMPQRRILSDSGRFTDTSIVPQAAWLEGLVNATVHRSYSLVGDHIRVELFPNRIEITSPGRFPGLADPSKPLEIPRYSRNPRIARVCSDMGLTQELGEGIRRMFTEMRRLDLTDPIFEQTAASVRLTLRATTRLDSTVAKRLPKGSAEVLTFLEQTGRAFGTGEIALALDRSRPTVLKQLNALRTEGLVTWEGKSARDPRASWSAASTVQ is encoded by the coding sequence ATGGCTGGATTCGATATCGAACGCGTGTTGGAGCTACCGCCGCAAGCACGTGCCGAGCGATTGATCAAGGAACCCGAAAGCCAGTGGTACGAACGCAAGAGTGTCCGTGTCGATACGAAAGCGGTCGCAAGGGCCCTGATCGCCTTCGCAAATGCTGAGGGCGGCTCCCTTATCGTCGGAATCCACGACGGAAACATCGAGGGTCTCGAAAAGCATCCCGATGTCGCTAATCGACTGAGACGCGTCCCCATTGAGATGGTCGTCCCACCTGTCCGAGCGAAAGTCACCGACGTCACCGTGGAAGATGCGAACGGTCTACCGCAAACCGTCTTGGCCTTCAGCGTAGAGCCAAGCAGTCAACTGCATCGGGCGACCGATGAGTCAACTTACATTCGCGCAGGGGACTCGACGCTGAAGCTCAACTATGTTCAAGAACGCGAACTCATGTTTGATCGAACCGCTGTCACATTCGAAAGCGAGGTAGCTGACGCTGACCTCGAAGAACTAGACAGCGAACTCATCGAGGCCTTCGCATCGACGATCGGCCACCCGTCGCCTGAGCGCAGCCTGTTCGCAAGGCACCTGCTGACACGCGATAGCCGGCTGACTAACGCCGCCTACTTACTTTTCGCGACGGATCCTGAGCGACTGTTTCCGAACGCGAATATCCGAGTGGTCTCCTACCTCGAGAATTCCCGCGGCGAGGGCGCCTCTCAGTCGTTGCAGTCAGGTCGAGACATCCGCATTTCGGGACCGCTTCTCAAGTCCGTCATCGAAGCGCAGGAAGTAATAGCGGAGTGGATGCCACAGCGACGCATTCTCAGCGATTCCGGCCGTTTCACCGATACCTCGATCGTTCCCCAAGCGGCTTGGCTTGAGGGGCTTGTCAACGCCACGGTGCACCGCTCGTACAGCCTTGTCGGTGATCACATTCGCGTAGAGTTGTTCCCGAATCGAATCGAGATTACTTCTCCGGGGCGGTTCCCCGGCTTGGCCGATCCATCCAAGCCGTTGGAGATCCCCCGTTACTCCCGCAATCCTCGAATCGCACGGGTGTGTTCTGATATGGGTCTGACGCAAGAACTCGGCGAAGGTATTCGCCGCATGTTCACCGAGATGCGCCGCCTCGATCTCACCGATCCCATATTCGAGCAGACTGCAGCATCCGTGCGACTGACACTTCGCGCCACAACGAGGCTCGATTCCACGGTCGCAAAGCGACTTCCCAAGGGCTCCGCTGAGGTGCTCACGTTTCTTGAGCAAACTGGCCGCGCATTCGGCACGGGCGAAATCGCGCTTGCCCTCGACAGGTCACGACCAACCGTGCTGAAGCAACTAAATGCTCTCCGCACTGAAGGTCTCGTCACCTGGGAGGGCAAGAGCGCTCGCGATCCTCGCGCTTCCTGGAGCGCGGCATCGACAGTGCAGTAG
- a CDS encoding Lrp/AsnC family transcriptional regulator, translating into MVLESARLGVAWRLPRLRSDQADALTEHRVAATSPQISNIGNLSDVEFATKRELGRDARISAAEVGRILHVSSSTAARAIRTLLQSGAVVPRVEIEPAVVGYPLLTAVSLDVKPRAIGAVVDTLAQHPSARMISTVTGASSISFHGVFAGPVEFSQFLKDDLGALPSVRTMSSAVGLRIARRYWHDRDGFRIGDQVPNVLRR; encoded by the coding sequence ATGGTCCTCGAATCGGCGCGCCTCGGCGTCGCCTGGCGGCTCCCCCGGCTGCGCTCGGATCAGGCCGATGCGCTCACGGAGCATCGGGTCGCGGCCACGAGTCCCCAAATTTCCAATATCGGCAATTTGAGCGACGTTGAGTTCGCCACGAAGCGAGAACTCGGACGTGATGCACGAATCTCCGCAGCCGAGGTTGGCCGCATCCTCCACGTTTCGAGTTCGACGGCCGCGCGTGCGATACGGACCTTACTCCAATCGGGTGCTGTGGTTCCGCGGGTTGAGATCGAGCCGGCGGTTGTGGGATATCCGTTGCTGACTGCTGTCTCTCTCGATGTGAAGCCTCGGGCGATCGGCGCCGTCGTCGACACGCTGGCTCAACATCCATCCGCGCGGATGATCAGCACGGTAACGGGGGCTTCGTCGATCTCGTTTCATGGCGTCTTTGCGGGGCCGGTCGAGTTCTCGCAGTTTCTGAAGGATGACCTCGGCGCCCTTCCCAGCGTTCGCACCATGAGCAGTGCCGTTGGTCTAAGGATCGCAAGACGCTACTGGCACGATCGCGATGGCTTCCGCATCGGAGACCAGGTTCCGAACGTCTTGCGCCGGTAA
- a CDS encoding AraC family transcriptional regulator — MLLRDGFPGQRFRVLARPTVDVARKSPVTKRFLVTDAGYFPHAAAHGRIRPRGAAETIVIICTGGSGRLTVDGIEYVVTADDAAIIPARSAHQYIADVEDPWSIWWLHATGPDADELARVIIGAGNDPVLRLRDTRSATSLVERVIDTLEIDDTSATLLDAAGLAWQLFAHLAADRLRGHADPSDRIKEVQDYLRANLTSNLTVPELARMAAVSSSHFSALFKSSTGMTVTEYIKRLRSARARELLMTTSATIAEVGERVGYADAFYFSRQFRSVNGISPRDFRRHVMRDAL; from the coding sequence ATGCTGCTTCGAGACGGCTTCCCCGGCCAGCGCTTCCGAGTTTTAGCACGACCGACCGTGGATGTAGCGCGCAAGTCCCCCGTCACAAAGCGATTCCTTGTCACGGATGCTGGATACTTTCCACACGCTGCTGCGCACGGACGAATTCGGCCGCGAGGGGCCGCTGAAACGATCGTGATCATCTGCACCGGGGGTAGTGGCCGACTTACGGTCGACGGTATTGAGTATGTCGTCACGGCCGACGACGCAGCGATCATCCCAGCCAGGTCTGCGCACCAATACATCGCCGATGTTGAAGACCCATGGAGTATCTGGTGGTTACACGCGACAGGGCCCGACGCAGATGAACTCGCCCGTGTCATCATCGGCGCCGGAAACGACCCGGTTCTGCGGCTGAGAGACACTCGCTCAGCAACGAGTCTGGTCGAGCGCGTGATCGACACACTCGAGATTGATGATACGAGCGCGACGCTGCTCGATGCGGCAGGACTCGCGTGGCAACTGTTCGCTCACCTAGCCGCAGACCGATTACGCGGGCATGCGGATCCGTCCGATCGGATCAAGGAGGTTCAGGACTATCTTCGGGCGAACCTCACCTCGAACCTCACTGTGCCGGAACTCGCTCGCATGGCGGCCGTCAGCAGTTCTCACTTCTCGGCATTGTTCAAGTCGTCGACCGGCATGACGGTTACCGAGTACATCAAGCGCCTTCGGAGCGCGCGAGCTCGCGAGTTACTCATGACGACTTCCGCCACCATTGCTGAGGTCGGCGAACGGGTCGGCTACGCGGACGCGTTCTACTTCTCTCGCCAGTTTCGCTCAGTCAACGGCATTTCACCGAGGGATTTCCGGCGTCACGTGATGCGCGACGCGCTGTGA
- a CDS encoding cellulase-like family protein, whose amino-acid sequence MPIDAHTTEAAGQYRPVPVGSHLPDRLTICLWDFSWYVRSGEGEPFEDLDAAAAQTVERGYNTVRVCAMPFLLFGSGLDTTDVELDRLGDEYGQGVRWYDVKAPTRFDGRAKLIELFEVCKRHGLFIILSSWEYQQSSSFATASDWWEALDSVDPEDRPELLAEAFAELIDFVSEHGLDDRIAFTELHNEVATGHLADGLEAGTANDLVIALEPRLSRGLARFHELQPTQPVTVNYSRVPVGAFRGIPREIDVFVTHPYVYGVLNEVTESFDLRGSLADFPRAAVDAAGLLREGAPPATEWVIPDEAAWKMDATIVGKPEIFLHDWVNADAFDRYLYERYESHRVEMDRVLTLWLEAAADFAASRGIPFAFGEGWVGYTPLRGSFEEGPVGAEYCRFAVRESARVGAWGTIVCSNAAASPDVERHQVATRVQRLLHFTTHQITPITV is encoded by the coding sequence ATGCCCATCGACGCGCACACGACGGAAGCCGCAGGACAGTACCGGCCGGTCCCGGTCGGATCTCATCTCCCCGACAGGCTCACGATCTGCTTGTGGGACTTCTCTTGGTACGTCCGTTCGGGCGAGGGGGAGCCGTTCGAAGATCTCGACGCCGCAGCGGCGCAGACGGTCGAGCGGGGCTACAACACCGTTCGCGTGTGCGCGATGCCGTTCCTCTTGTTTGGTTCTGGGCTCGACACGACCGACGTCGAGCTGGACCGACTCGGTGACGAGTACGGCCAAGGGGTGCGTTGGTACGACGTCAAGGCGCCCACACGGTTCGACGGTCGCGCAAAGCTGATCGAGCTCTTCGAAGTCTGCAAACGGCACGGCCTGTTCATCATTCTCTCCTCGTGGGAGTACCAGCAGTCCTCATCGTTCGCGACGGCGAGTGACTGGTGGGAAGCGCTTGACAGCGTTGACCCGGAGGATCGACCCGAACTTCTTGCGGAAGCCTTCGCCGAACTTATTGACTTCGTGTCAGAGCACGGCCTCGACGATCGCATCGCCTTCACGGAGCTGCACAACGAAGTCGCCACGGGCCACCTCGCCGATGGCCTCGAGGCGGGCACCGCGAACGACCTGGTGATCGCTCTCGAACCTCGGCTGAGTCGCGGTCTCGCCCGATTCCATGAGTTGCAGCCGACGCAACCGGTGACGGTGAACTACTCACGGGTGCCCGTCGGTGCGTTTCGCGGCATCCCTCGCGAGATTGACGTCTTCGTCACACATCCTTACGTGTACGGCGTGCTGAACGAGGTCACCGAGTCCTTCGACTTGCGTGGCAGCCTCGCGGACTTCCCTCGCGCCGCCGTCGACGCGGCGGGCCTGTTGCGCGAAGGCGCGCCGCCTGCCACCGAGTGGGTGATTCCCGACGAGGCCGCGTGGAAGATGGACGCCACGATCGTCGGCAAGCCCGAGATCTTCCTGCACGACTGGGTGAACGCCGATGCGTTCGATCGGTACCTCTACGAGAGGTACGAGTCTCATCGCGTCGAGATGGATCGAGTGCTCACGCTCTGGCTTGAAGCGGCGGCGGATTTTGCAGCATCCCGTGGCATACCCTTCGCCTTCGGCGAGGGCTGGGTCGGTTATACGCCGCTGCGCGGAAGCTTCGAGGAGGGTCCGGTCGGAGCGGAGTACTGCCGCTTCGCCGTGCGCGAATCGGCTCGCGTCGGCGCGTGGGGCACGATCGTCTGCTCGAATGCGGCCGCATCACCCGATGTGGAGCGACATCAGGTTGCAACGCGAGTGCAACGACTACTTCATTTCACAACGCACCAGATAACCCCCATCACCGTTTGA